In the genome of Prosthecobacter dejongeii, one region contains:
- a CDS encoding type III pantothenate kinase: MIADYLLIDVGNGRTKLGLATQEALLDRRDLPTKGITPELALESVAGWQFRQAILCSVVPAAIAAFQQAFPDLLVLRHDTPMGIGIRYPKPESIGPDRLANAVALAHLHGAPGVVIDFGTAVTFDILSADRHYIGGVIAPGLRLMTDYLHERTALLPQVELREPDTAIGQSTVGAIQAGAAIGYRGMIKGILVALKKELPAGPLHIVATGGDAGWIISGMEDDITVDPDLTLHGLRLVGNLRALTHV; encoded by the coding sequence ATGATAGCCGACTATCTCCTCATTGATGTGGGCAACGGCCGCACCAAATTGGGCCTCGCCACCCAAGAGGCTCTTTTGGATCGCCGCGACCTGCCAACGAAGGGCATCACCCCTGAACTCGCTCTCGAAAGCGTCGCTGGCTGGCAGTTTCGCCAGGCCATCCTTTGCAGCGTCGTCCCGGCCGCCATCGCCGCCTTTCAGCAGGCCTTCCCCGACCTCCTTGTCCTGCGTCATGATACGCCCATGGGCATCGGCATTCGTTACCCCAAGCCTGAAAGCATCGGCCCAGACCGCCTCGCCAATGCCGTCGCCCTCGCTCATCTCCACGGGGCACCGGGAGTGGTCATTGACTTCGGCACCGCCGTCACCTTTGACATCCTTTCGGCTGATAGGCACTACATCGGCGGCGTCATCGCCCCGGGACTGCGCCTGATGACCGATTATCTCCACGAGCGCACCGCCCTGCTCCCGCAGGTGGAACTGCGCGAACCAGACACCGCCATCGGACAATCCACTGTCGGTGCCATCCAGGCTGGCGCTGCCATCGGCTATCGCGGTATGATCAAAGGCATCCTGGTAGCCCTGAAAAAAGAGCTGCCAGCCGGTCCTCTCCACATCGTCGCCACCGGTGGTGATGCGGGATGGATCATCTCCGGGATGGAGGACGACATCACGGTGGACCCGGATTTGACCTTGCATGGGCTGCGTTTGGTGGGCAATCTCCGCGCCCTCACCCATGTCTGA
- a CDS encoding ROK family protein: MSESSITSVGIDFGGTSVKLGVCRGGELLTTDAPIPTANFPGPAALIGEMASRVAKLRETYPDIAAIGVGVPGLVDFDHGFVHVLTNVPGWKHVPLKAILGEKTGLPVVVENDANAMAYAEFRYGAARGLKNVVALTMGTGIGGGLILNGQLYRGSGCAAGEIGQMSIECDGRSGHYGNLGALEKYTGNREIAEHAVQRYAEAHVKKTVEECTPKNIADAAKAGDDIARQIWDEIADWLGTSLSSIAWLLNPDAFVIGGGVAQAGDLIFDPLKRKVQSMLSTVVWERLQILPARFSNESGIIGNAALAADSIA, encoded by the coding sequence ATGTCTGAAAGTTCTATCACCTCGGTCGGCATTGATTTCGGCGGCACCTCGGTCAAACTCGGCGTCTGCCGCGGCGGCGAATTGCTGACCACGGATGCCCCCATCCCCACGGCTAATTTTCCTGGCCCAGCCGCTCTCATTGGCGAAATGGCCAGTCGTGTGGCCAAACTGCGGGAGACTTACCCAGACATTGCGGCCATCGGCGTCGGCGTCCCTGGACTGGTGGATTTCGACCATGGTTTTGTTCATGTTCTGACCAATGTTCCCGGCTGGAAACACGTCCCGCTGAAAGCCATTTTGGGCGAAAAAACCGGTCTCCCCGTGGTGGTGGAAAATGACGCGAACGCTATGGCCTATGCGGAGTTTCGCTACGGCGCTGCTCGCGGCCTGAAAAATGTAGTGGCCCTGACCATGGGCACCGGCATCGGTGGAGGCCTCATCCTCAATGGGCAACTCTATCGCGGCAGCGGCTGCGCAGCCGGCGAGATCGGCCAGATGAGCATCGAATGCGATGGCCGCTCGGGTCACTATGGCAACTTGGGAGCGCTTGAAAAATACACGGGCAACCGCGAGATCGCCGAGCACGCCGTGCAACGTTATGCTGAAGCCCACGTGAAAAAAACCGTGGAAGAATGCACCCCCAAAAACATCGCCGATGCCGCCAAGGCAGGCGATGACATCGCCCGCCAGATCTGGGATGAAATCGCCGACTGGTTAGGCACCTCTCTCTCCAGCATCGCGTGGCTGCTAAACCCAGATGCCTTCGTCATCGGCGGGGGTGTGGCTCAAGCAGGCGATCTGATCTTTGATCCGCTCAAGCGCAAGGTTCAGTCCATGCTCAGCACCGTGGTTTGGGAGCGTTTGCAGATCTTGCCCGCTCGATTCAGCAATGAATCCGGCATCATCGGCAATGCCGCCCTTGCGGCAGATTCCATCGCCTGA
- the rplS gene encoding 50S ribosomal protein L19 → MSNIIDKIDSEQLKKDVASFHVGDSVKIHTRVIEGDKERIQIFAGIIISHKGAGLNEAFTVRKISYGEGVERVFPVHSPKVAKIEVVKSGKVRRARLHYLRGRKGKQAMTVKEQAYNSEA, encoded by the coding sequence ATGAGCAACATCATCGACAAAATTGACTCTGAACAACTCAAGAAAGACGTCGCGTCTTTCCACGTGGGTGACAGTGTGAAAATCCACACCCGAGTCATCGAAGGTGACAAGGAGCGTATTCAGATCTTCGCGGGCATCATCATCTCCCACAAAGGCGCAGGCCTGAATGAAGCATTCACCGTCCGCAAGATTTCTTACGGTGAAGGCGTGGAGCGTGTGTTCCCAGTTCACAGCCCTAAAGTGGCGAAGATCGAAGTCGTGAAGTCTGGCAAAGTCCGCCGTGCACGTCTTCATTATCTGCGTGGCCGTAAGGGCAAGCAGGCCATGACCGTCAAGGAGCAGGCTTACAACAGCGAAGCTTAA
- the glmS gene encoding glutamine--fructose-6-phosphate transaminase (isomerizing), with protein sequence MCGIVGYIGKRQASPILLDGLRRLEYRGYDSAGLALLNGGDTVEIIKRAGRIDNLRQAVAEIAPEGCTGISHTRWATHGAPTDENAHPHRDQGGKLVLVHNGVIENYQTLRDQLLAQGDTFESQTDTEVLAHMVGRYFDASDETDGPTRLRTALKQALAKVKGTYGIAAMHAEVPGVIVGARLGSPLVVGLGDGEHYLASDVSAIVAHTRDVVYLNDHDIVSLSSDRYDVTSMDGGIAQVKVSRVEFTADDAEKGDFPHYMLKEIFEQPNSLRNAMRGRLSRDDGMAILGGLNMTPQELRGIDRIILSGCGTAFHAAMVGEYVIETLARVPTEVEIASEFRYRNVPADKNTLQFVLSQSGETIDTLAAMREARRKGIKCLGIVNSVGSTIARESDGGCYIHAGPEIGVAATKTFTSQVMIMNLLGMLFGRIHHLSTADGMEMIDEMEAIPDKIASILKQTDRIKAIAEKHANAEGMLFMGRQANYPVALEGALKMKEISYIYASGHPSAELKHGVIALVKPDMPSIFIAPDDAVFDKNVSNIEEVLARKGPVVCVTTEGRTELERLTEDVIYVPDCPSYLSPLLTVIPLQLLSYYTAVARGCDVDKPRNLAKSVTVE encoded by the coding sequence ATGTGCGGAATTGTTGGCTACATCGGCAAGCGGCAGGCCAGCCCGATCCTTTTGGATGGGCTGCGCAGGCTGGAATATCGCGGCTATGACTCAGCGGGCCTGGCTCTCCTGAATGGCGGTGACACAGTCGAAATCATCAAACGGGCGGGCCGTATTGATAACCTGCGGCAGGCCGTGGCGGAGATCGCCCCGGAAGGCTGCACGGGCATCTCCCACACCCGCTGGGCCACTCACGGTGCCCCTACGGATGAAAATGCCCACCCCCATCGCGACCAAGGCGGCAAGCTGGTGCTCGTCCACAATGGCGTCATTGAGAACTACCAGACACTCCGCGATCAATTGCTCGCGCAAGGTGATACTTTTGAGTCGCAGACCGATACCGAAGTCCTAGCTCACATGGTGGGACGTTACTTCGATGCCAGCGATGAAACCGATGGCCCTACCCGCCTACGCACAGCTCTGAAACAGGCCTTGGCCAAGGTGAAGGGCACCTACGGCATCGCAGCCATGCATGCCGAGGTTCCCGGAGTTATCGTCGGCGCTCGTCTAGGCAGCCCGCTGGTCGTCGGCTTGGGCGATGGGGAACACTACCTCGCCAGCGACGTTTCCGCCATCGTCGCCCACACGCGCGACGTGGTTTATCTGAATGACCACGACATCGTCAGCCTCAGCAGTGACCGCTATGACGTCACCTCCATGGATGGTGGCATTGCTCAGGTGAAAGTCAGCCGTGTGGAATTCACAGCCGATGACGCCGAAAAAGGCGACTTCCCGCATTACATGCTCAAGGAAATCTTCGAGCAGCCAAACTCCCTTCGCAATGCCATGCGCGGCCGCCTTTCCCGCGATGACGGCATGGCCATCCTGGGCGGGCTAAACATGACCCCGCAGGAGCTGCGCGGCATAGACCGCATCATCCTCAGCGGCTGTGGCACGGCCTTCCACGCAGCCATGGTGGGTGAATACGTCATCGAGACCCTGGCCCGTGTGCCTACGGAGGTGGAGATCGCCAGCGAATTCCGCTATCGCAACGTCCCAGCAGACAAGAATACCCTGCAGTTCGTCCTTAGCCAGAGCGGTGAGACCATTGATACCCTGGCCGCCATGCGTGAAGCGCGGCGCAAAGGCATCAAATGCCTGGGCATCGTCAACAGTGTGGGCAGCACCATCGCTCGTGAAAGCGACGGCGGCTGCTACATCCATGCGGGCCCGGAAATCGGCGTGGCAGCGACGAAGACCTTCACCTCCCAGGTGATGATCATGAACCTCCTTGGCATGCTCTTTGGCCGCATCCATCACCTCTCTACCGCCGATGGCATGGAGATGATTGACGAGATGGAAGCCATCCCGGACAAAATCGCCAGCATCCTCAAGCAGACGGATCGCATCAAGGCCATCGCCGAGAAACACGCAAACGCCGAAGGCATGCTCTTCATGGGCCGCCAGGCCAACTATCCCGTGGCTCTCGAAGGCGCGCTGAAGATGAAGGAAATCAGCTACATCTATGCCAGCGGTCACCCCAGTGCCGAGCTAAAGCACGGCGTCATCGCCCTGGTGAAGCCGGACATGCCCTCCATCTTCATCGCACCGGATGATGCCGTGTTCGATAAGAACGTCAGCAACATCGAAGAAGTGCTGGCACGCAAAGGCCCCGTCGTCTGTGTCACCACCGAAGGTCGCACCGAGCTGGAACGCCTCACCGAGGATGTGATCTACGTCCCCGATTGCCCCTCCTACCTCAGCCCCCTCCTCACGGTGATCCCGCTGCAGTTACTCTCCTATTACACCGCCGTCGCCCGCGGCTGCGATGTGGACAAACCGCGCAACCTTGCCAAGAGCGTGACCGTGGAGTAG
- a CDS encoding lysophospholipid acyltransferase family protein yields MAKIRIKNIGKVIALLMRGIGATLRFEVVDKAGAFNTSRTGWIWAFWHNRMFVIPYVHELWFAHIPGAILSSPSGDGQIIADVCATFGFEAARGSSSKPQKGLSALIMMAEKVKEGRDIGITPDGPRGPMYQLQPGIIKLGQLTGGTIVPVRVEYSRALRIKKSWDQFMLPLPFSTVRVIFEPTMTVPRKMTEEEFEAERLKLEQAMGRD; encoded by the coding sequence ATGGCCAAGATACGGATCAAGAACATCGGCAAGGTGATCGCACTGCTCATGCGTGGCATCGGTGCGACGCTGCGCTTTGAGGTGGTGGATAAGGCGGGCGCATTCAATACGTCGCGCACGGGATGGATCTGGGCGTTTTGGCATAACCGAATGTTTGTCATTCCGTATGTGCATGAGCTTTGGTTTGCACACATCCCCGGGGCTATTTTGAGCAGCCCCAGTGGCGATGGCCAGATCATTGCAGATGTGTGTGCGACCTTTGGTTTTGAGGCCGCGCGCGGTTCTAGCTCCAAGCCGCAAAAAGGTCTGAGTGCTCTGATCATGATGGCGGAGAAAGTGAAGGAGGGGAGGGACATCGGCATCACTCCAGATGGGCCTCGCGGGCCTATGTATCAGCTCCAGCCGGGCATCATCAAACTGGGGCAATTGACAGGCGGCACCATCGTTCCCGTGCGGGTGGAATACAGCCGCGCTTTGAGGATCAAAAAGAGCTGGGATCAGTTCATGCTGCCGCTGCCATTTTCCACCGTGCGCGTGATCTTTGAACCGACCATGACGGTGCCGCGCAAGATGACCGAGGAAGAGTTTGAAGCCGAGCGGCTAAAGCTGGAGCAGGCCATGGGGCGCGACTAA